The nucleotide window CCTGGACCGGGGCGCATGGACACGGGGAGAGAGAAGTCGCCCCGATCTTGGTGTACATGGTACACCTATTCCTCTTACGGCTTCCTGACAGCGGTCCGGCGGGCCTTGAGGGTCGGTTGGGGAGGCGCTCATGGAGGTGTAGCGGCTTTCTTCACAAAGCGCGAAAAGGTGGGCGTTCCTCTACCGTCACCGTACCGCTGGGCCGTTCAATGCGCCCATGCTCGGCAAGTTCTTCAAGAAGCCCGCAGACGACATGGGCGGACGGGTGCCGCCCGGCCAGACGCTGACGACCCGCTTTCCCGTCCTGACCTACGGCCCGACCCAGCAGTACGCGCCGGAGGAGGTGGTGGTGCGGGTCTTCGGGCTGGCGGAGGAGAGGACCTTCACCTGGGCCGACCTGCTCGCCCTGCCGCAGACGACGCTGACGTACGACATCCACTGCGTCACCCACTGGAGCAAGCTGGGCACGACGTGGACGGGCGTGCGCGTCACCGACCTCATGGCGCATCTCCAGCTCCTGCCCGGAGCCACCCACGTCATGCAGCACAGCGTCGGCGGGTACACGACGAACCTCAGTTTGGACGATTTCACCCGCCCTGAGAACCTGCTCGCCCACACCTTCGACGGACAGCCGCTCGACGCGGAGCACGGCGGCCCGCTGCGGCTGGTGGTCCCCCACCTGTACTTCTGGAAGAGCGCGAAGTGGCTCACCGGGCTGGAGTTCATGGCCGCCGACAGGCCGGGCTTCTGGGAGCGCAACGGGTATCACATGCGGGGCGATCCCTTCAAGGAGGAGCGGTACGACGACGACTGAGGATGGGCGGCCAGCTTCCAGCGGCCAGCCGCCAGCGGGCGAGGATTACCTCGTCCCGGACGTGCTGCAACCGGGGCTGACGCTCGTACTTGTCGGCACGGCACCAAGCCGCATCAGTGCGCGGGCGCGGGCTTATTATGCCAACCCGGAGAACAAGTTCTGGCGGGTCCTTGCCGAAGTCGGGCTGACGCCGAGACAACTCGCCCCGCGCGAGTACGCCACCCTCCCTCAGTACGGCATCGGCCTGACGGACGTGGCGAAGCGGCATAGCGGCGTGGACTCCGCCCTGCCCACAGAGGCGTGGGCACCGGACGAACTGCGCGCCAAGCTCCGGCACCACCAGCCGGCCATTGTCGCCTTCACCTCCAAGCGCGGTGCCTCCGAAACGCTGGGGCTGCCGACGGGCAAGCTCCCCTACGGCCCTCAACTCCTGCCGCTGGAGGGCACTGAGGTCTGGGTGCTGCCGTCCACGAGTCCGCTCGGGCACAACCACTTCCAGCTCGGGCCGTGGCAGGCGCTCGCGGACCGGGTGAGGGAAGTGCGCGGGGAAAGGGAAATGGGAACGTGAGGGGCGCGGGAACCAGCCCGGCGTTCGTCGCGTACCCTGGGGAATCATGCCCTCCGTGGACCCCATGACCGTCCTCAGCGCCGCCCGCACCGGCTCGCGGGTGGTGCGGTATCTGATTCGCCCGGCGCGTCGCCTGTCCGCCCGTTCCCGCGACGCCTGGGAACGCGACCCGTGGCTGCCGCCGTCCAGTGGGCCGACGCAGAGCCTCCGGCGTGGGGTAAGCGTGGTGCGGCGGGCGGTCGGCCTCGTCGTGCTGCTCGCGCTGGGTGTGCTGGGGGCGCTCCTGCTCGGGCCGCTGCTGCTGCTCCTCGGCTTCGGCACCGCGTTCGGGAGCGATGTGGCGGGTTGGCTCCTCGCCTTCACGCTGCTGCTCGTCACCCTGGGCGCGGTGTGGACGGCACGGCGGGCGGCCCTGCTGATCCGGGCGCGCGAGGAGGACCATACCGACCTCGTGACGCTGGAGGAGCCGAGAGCGGTGGGCGCTTCGAGGAACAACGATGAAGCGGGTCTGCTCGCCCTTCTGCGCGGCGGCGAACGTGTCCTGCCCGTGCCCACCCGCACCGCGCTCCGGGCCACCGTACTCGCCACCCGCGACGCCCTGCGGCTGACGGCGGGCGACCTCTCGCTGGGCCGCGACGCCTACGACGCCCGGCAGGCCGCCCGAGAGGACCTTCCCGACCTGTTGCGGACCTACCGCGCCGCTCCCCGCACGCCCGAAGCCGACCGCCTGATGCTGGAGCAACTCGCCCTCATGGAGCGCCGCATGGGCGAGATCGTCCGCGAGCGGCAGGGCGCGCGGACCCGCACGCTGGACGCTCAGCGCCGCTATCTGGAGAGCAAGTACGGGAAGGAGTGAGGAGAGAGTAGCCCCCTCTTCTCCCAACGACTAACCCCTAACCCCTCACAACTCCGTCCGCACCTGCCACAACTCGGGAAACAGCACCGTCTCCAGCGCCCGCCGCAGATACCCGGCCCCGCTCGTGCCCCCGCTGCCCGTCTTGAAGCCAATGGTGCGCTCCACCGTCGTCAGGTGGTTGTAGCGCCAGCGGCGGAAGTTGTCCTCCACGTCGAGCAGCTTCTCCGCGAGTTCGTATAGGTCCCAGTACCGCTCGGTGTCTCGGTAGACGGTGAGCCACGCCGCCAGAACTTCCGGGTGCGCGGTGGGCGGTTGCGTCCGGTCGCGGTTCAGCACCTCGTCGGGCACGGGCAGGCCGCGTGCGGCGAGCAGGCGCAGGGCGAGGTCATACACGCTGGGGGCCTGGAAGTCGGCTTCGAGCGGGCCGTGTACGTCCGGGCGGTGTGCGTGGGGGCGGAGCAGCGCGGCGTGACGATTGCCGAGCAGAAATTCCATCGTCCGGTAGTTGGCGGACTGGAAGCCCGAAGCCGCCCCGAACGCATCCCGGAATAGAAGGTAGTCGGCGGGAGTCATCGTCTTCAGGACCTCCCACGCCTGGGTCAGTTGCTCCTGGGCACGCACTACCCGGCTCAGGCCCTTGAGCGGCGCGTCGATCACTCCCTCTTCCAGATGCCGCATGGCCGCCCGCAATTCCACGTTGATGAGATGCAGCCACACCTCAGAGACGTGGTGGACGGCGATGAAGAGGTGTTCGTCGTGCGCGCCCGTGAGGGGTTGGTGGGCGCTGAGCAGCGTGTCCAGCCGCAGGTAGTCGCCGTAGGAGAGCGAGCGGGTGAAGTCGGTCTGGGCGCGTTCGGGAGAATCGGCGTCGGGTCGCTGGGTCATCTCAAGTCACCGCGTTTCTCTCGGCGTGGCGGGCGTCCTGC belongs to Deinococcus sp. YIM 134068 and includes:
- a CDS encoding tryptophan 2,3-dioxygenase, giving the protein MTQRPDADSPERAQTDFTRSLSYGDYLRLDTLLSAHQPLTGAHDEHLFIAVHHVSEVWLHLINVELRAAMRHLEEGVIDAPLKGLSRVVRAQEQLTQAWEVLKTMTPADYLLFRDAFGAASGFQSANYRTMEFLLGNRHAALLRPHAHRPDVHGPLEADFQAPSVYDLALRLLAARGLPVPDEVLNRDRTQPPTAHPEVLAAWLTVYRDTERYWDLYELAEKLLDVEDNFRRWRYNHLTTVERTIGFKTGSGGTSGAGYLRRALETVLFPELWQVRTEL
- a CDS encoding mismatch-specific DNA-glycosylase, whose amino-acid sequence is MLQPGLTLVLVGTAPSRISARARAYYANPENKFWRVLAEVGLTPRQLAPREYATLPQYGIGLTDVAKRHSGVDSALPTEAWAPDELRAKLRHHQPAIVAFTSKRGASETLGLPTGKLPYGPQLLPLEGTEVWVLPSTSPLGHNHFQLGPWQALADRVREVRGEREMGT
- a CDS encoding sulfite oxidase-like oxidoreductase, giving the protein MLGKFFKKPADDMGGRVPPGQTLTTRFPVLTYGPTQQYAPEEVVVRVFGLAEERTFTWADLLALPQTTLTYDIHCVTHWSKLGTTWTGVRVTDLMAHLQLLPGATHVMQHSVGGYTTNLSLDDFTRPENLLAHTFDGQPLDAEHGGPLRLVVPHLYFWKSAKWLTGLEFMAADRPGFWERNGYHMRGDPFKEERYDDD